From the genome of Scylla paramamosain isolate STU-SP2022 chromosome 37, ASM3559412v1, whole genome shotgun sequence:
GATCTCTTTAAGGATGCGTACTGACAAAAAGTTTGGGTAGTGACATAATTTAAggttacaaacaaaaaaaaactttatatatCAGGTTTATTTCGTTAATGACAATAATTATCAGGTTTATTTCAGCAGTCATGCGTTTGTttctgtatataaaaaaaactgacatcGTATGACATCGTACACCAATTTATCTCACTAGTGTAGCTTTTATCTTTGCAGGACGAAAAGACGCTGGGTGAGTGAAGGACCTCATCTGGCTGCCGCCCACTGTCCCCGGCATCACTGTGTCCCAGGGGCTgcgaaggaaggaacagagccaAGTGAGCTGCTAAAGACTAGCCTAAACGATGGAGCTGGGTAAGGAGAGAGGCGAGAGGGGATAAGATGCAGGAGCCGAGAACAAGTTGTACATACAGTACGAGAGGTATATTTGAGTTGATTTGTTGACTTcgagtatataatatatatatataggaagcaAAATAATGATTGGTCGTTCTCTTCCCCCACAGACGCAGCAGCCAGCGCTGAAGACCTGCCGAAGACCTGCTGCTGTGAGGCCAAAGAGGGTTTATGTAGTCGCCTAATAACCGGCGGCCCTCCATTCCCGTGTGGCGTGGTAGGGCCGGCCCGCCTTCCGAATATTCAATTATAAGACTCGCAGGTCGGCAGTGTTGCTGGTTAGTGAGCGTTGTGTTCAGCAGAGTTCGAGAGACTCTCCCCCTATTGTTAAAGTTTGTCCTGTACAATCTTTTTACCATGGGCTCTAATGCTATATGTCTTTCCGGACGCTCttcgaggtaaaaaaaaaaaaaaaacccgactAATTACTTGCTGGTATGGtttgcaatttttttcattatcccaTATTACACTTGCCTACCAAAATAATTTATTCCACCCACATGAAAGCGGTAAGTTATCTGAAGATTTTATTTCGAGAAGTGATGGCGGAATTCTGAGAAGTGATGGCGGAGTGAGTACCTTGGGGCAGaggcgtagtggtggtggtgagtcttgTAGCGTACTCTGAGCCTCGCCGCACCAGCACGAGGTCCTCCCTGAGCCGCGCCACAAGCTGGAAGCCCCGCTGTGCCAAGTCATCCACCAGGCCCTGCTGCTCCGCCTGCTTCTTCCACTCCAGACACAACACCTGAAAAAGCACACGGCAGCTGTACCAAGCCATCCATCCCATTCTCCCTGCCTGCTGCAACACAGTCAGCACCACTCTACAGACACCAGCATCCATTTTcctgttctccctccctcttatccccccacccccaccaatACAATGCGATGCAACTAGCAGTCCTacaccctcttctccctccctctgccctctACATGACAACACTCACTGGACCAGGCTTCTTCCTCACCTGCACATTGAACTTGTCCAGATCCAGGTGGTCCAGAATTGCCTGCTCTGCCCCTTCCACGTCCAGCACTAGCAAGTCCACCCGCCGCACCCCCAGGGCCATCAGCAGGGACTCCAGGGCCACGCACTGCACCCGCTGGAACCAAGAGTCACCCATGATCTGCCGGGGGAAGGGGAGCCAAGGTTACCACCATGTCAGTACAGTGTTACTGTTACCATTCTGGCAACACTGATTCCATTATATAAATAAGATCACTGATTCCATTATAAATAAGATCATTGTTTTTGTActggggagggaaaaatgtggatgtattttttttttctgtccattgTAGTAAGCAAGAAAgattaagaacaagaagaaaggatagaaggttaaaaaaaatgactCCCAAAAAACACCGCAGAAGATttacacgttcacacacacgcaGCCTCTCGGTTCAGATCCAATTGTCTAGGTTTCTTAGAGCAACGGTAGGTCTGGTTAGTGCTGgctcctctcactcacctgaTTATTGGTGTACTGCGCGAGGCCGTTCATGGAGCGCAACTTGAACCCCAGTGGTTTGCTCAGTGGCCCCGGGGCGTGCGAGGACTGTCTGAACAGCATCTGAGGCATCGAATCAAAAGTTAGTTCCTTGtctgagttttcaagggtgctttgtCACTGAAAATGGAAAGTAGGCTATCACTATGAACTCAAAAACATCATATTAGGTTATATAAGTTTCAACTATAACCTGTTAAATATAGGAAATTCAAAATGTTAAACACACCCTTCAATACCCTGACAACTTCCACCAAAGTCTGTCAaagatgcagaattcttgttggACTACCTCACTGTCGTCATGAGAACCCCCTTGAACACCCTGATCACTTCCACTGCACCGTCACAGATACGAGACTGAATTTCTGTCAAGTCTCGTTTCTGTCGTTGGTGGTTGTCTCTGCCTCACCCTGGCTGGGTAGGGCGTGGGCGCCAGGCATACGTTGGCCGCCCACGCCTTGCGCCGCTTGTCCCTGAGGGCGAGGAAGGCGGCGTGGTCAGCCTCCACCAGCAGCCCCGTCCAGCCTCTCTCCCGCTCCAGCCACAGCGTGTTGGACATGCTCTCGCCGTCCAGCGCCCCCGCCTCCACGAAGAAGCCGCCGCgctgacagacaaacaatatGTTATCAATACCAGCAGGCAGATCCCAGAATGTGTCAcgaagaaagtgtgtgtgtggtgaatgtGACTCTTCATTGCTATGGGATGAATGGGAGTGCCATGTGTGAACAGACAGACCACCTTGCTCTCCACCTAACAACCAGGCGGTGAGTCAGCAAAGGGGGAGGCACAGGGACAACCACTGCCGGCGTTGTaagtacacaaacacacacacacacacacgcacacacacacacacacacacaccttgtcagCCAGCAGTCTCCTGAGCGTCTCGTTGTAGAAAACCTCACTCTTCTCCACCTTCAGCAGCGCCGCGTTCCTCC
Proteins encoded in this window:
- the LOC135091207 gene encoding uncharacterized protein LOC135091207, producing MVFKGSVQVVVYNGAVRASGVSSVGCGRRAGPSAGARRGGRRESHPVTPGFAPLRCTDHLLFSLEGPLPPDHPELLRYLRREVLVPPAAGPYNLLGRRNAALLKVEKSEVFYNETLRRLLADKRGGFFVEAGALDGESMSNTLWLERERGWTGLLVEADHAAFLALRDKRRKAWAANVCLAPTPYPARMLFRQSSHAPGPLSKPLGFKLRSMNGLAQYTNNQIMGDSWFQRVQCVALESLLMALGVRRVDLLVLDVEGAEQAILDHLDLDKFNVQVLCLEWKKQAEQQGLVDDLAQRGFQLVARLREDLVLVRRGSEYATRLTTTTTPLPQGTHSAITSQNSAITSRNKIFR